The Hyphomicrobiales bacterium nucleotide sequence GTCTTCAACCAGCGGCTCGTCATTTTCCACTTTGATGTTTTTAAACAACTCATCGGCGAAACCAAATTTCTTCGCTAATTTATAAGCGATAACGTGGTCAGGCAGAGATTCGAACAATGGATCAAAAACTTTCTCACGCCACTGAATAGAGCGGTTTGAAGCGGTGATAGAACCATAAGTTTCGAACTGTGTTGAAGCTGGCAGAAGGTAGATGTTGTCTTTCTTCTCACTCATCACAGCAGACATTGTCGGATAAGGATCAATCACGACGAGAGCGTCGAGTTTTTCCATGGCTTTCGCCATTTCCGGCAGACGTGTCTGTGAGTTAGGTGCGTGACCCCAGAAAACCATACCGCGAACATTTGTCGGCTGGTCAATCTTGTCAGCATCTTCGAGTACGCCATCAATCCAGCGAGATACTGGAATACCTTTGCCTTCCATTAGATCTTTGGAAGCAAAACGGCCAAGCAAGTAGTCGTAGTCTGTGTCCCAAACACGTGCCCAATGTTTCCATGAGCCAGTTTTCAGGCCGTAGTAACCAGGCAATGTGTGTGACAGAACGCCCAAATCAGTCGCCCCTTGAACATTGTCATGACCACGGAAGATGTTTGTGCCGCCGCCGGCTTTACCCATATTACCAAGAGCCAGCTGCAAGATGCAGTAAGCGCGGGTGTTGTTATTACCGTTGGTATGCTGAGTACCACCCATACACCAAATCACGGTACCTGGACGGTTTTGCGCCAATGTGCGCGCTACACGATGAAGCTGTGAACCTGGAACACCTGTAACACGCTCAACTTCTTCAGGATTCCATTTTTCAACTTCTTCCTTGATTTGATCCATACCCCAAACGCGTTGACGGATGAATTCTTTATCCTGCCAGTCGTTTTTGAAGATGTGGTGCAAAATACCCCAGATAAGGGCCACGTCCGTACCAGGCCGCATGCGCACATATTCATCAGCGTGTGCAGCCGTACGCGTGAAGCGTGGGTCACAAACGATGATTGGTGCGTTGTTTTCTTCTTTTGCTTTAAGTAGGTGCAAAAGAGAAACAGGGTGTGCCTCGGCAGGATTGCCGCCAATCACGAAAATAGAACGTGAATTATGGATATCATTGTAGGAGTTTGTCATCGCACCATAGCCCCAAGTGTTCGCAACACCTGCAACTGTGGTTGAGTGACAAATACGAGCCTGGTGGTCGACGTTGTTTGTGCCAAAATAGGCAGCAAACTTACGAACCAGATAGGCTTGTTCATTACTATGCTTAGCAGAACCGAGCCAGTAGACAGCATCCGGGCCGCTTTCTGTGCGGATTGAATCGAGTTTGCCACCAACCTCTTCGATGGCGTCATCCCAACTCATGCGTTCCCATTTACCGCCGACTAATTTCATCGGATATTTTAAACGGCGTTCGCCGTGAGCGTGTTCACGAACAGAAGCCCCTTTTGCGCAGTGAGCGCCAAGGTTAAATGGTGAATCAAAGCCCGGCTCTTGGCCGACCCATACACCATCTTCAACTTCAGCAACGACAGTACATCCCACTGAACAGTGACTGCAGATCGATTTTACGACCTTTTTGACTGATGCTGATTGTGCTTCCGCCTTTTGAACGGAACCGACCGTAATCGCGCTAGCAGCAGCAATGCCGCCGACAGCGAGACCTGACCGTCTCAAAAACGCCCGGCGATCTAAGCCGGTGTTTGCCAGTTCTGCAATGGCAGATGACAAACGGGGGCCATTCGCAACCCCACCTGTCTTCTTCCTAAGCATGTTTCCTCCTAATGGTTCTATTGTTAGAACCGGTTTTCTTGTGTTTCGATATCCAGCCTTTTAAAAGGCCAAACAATAAAGATGCCGCGAATAGTTCCTAGAACCGCGACAGCTCATATACTTTCTTCACATGATCGCTTTCACGATACCCAGATCCATGGATCTTTGGCTCTTCCGAAGCTTGCGCCGTAGTACCGGTTACAGCAGCAGCGCCGCCGACCAGTGTTCCCACACTTGCCATCTTGAGAAAGCTACGACGATCACTCGTCATTTCTTCTTTATGTGCCATAAGCACCTCCTCTATTTGATGCCGTTTTGTTCATTTTCGGTTTCGTTCAAAACCGAGATAAGGTCTGCATCTACCTCATCAATCCAAAAACAGCCTCACTCCATAGAGAAGGCTGCTTTTTCGATCTCCATAAATAATTGACCAATTCTCCCAACTGGCCTGTAAAACTGTGCGGTTTCCGCTTTTTCTAAATCTTTGAAGAAATGCGGAGCCCATGACGCGATATGTTGTTCGAAAAATTCTTTTTGTGTTTTGTCGTCAACGACGCCAGCAAAATTGCCTTCAATAAGGCCTGCCATCATTTCCATCAGCGAACCGATGTTATCTTCTGGCTCTTTCACGTCATCAGAGCGCTTGATATTCAGTTCACGCATAGCTTTGCGCAATTTGGCGAGCGGTTTTTCGTTCAAAAAGCCAGTTAGATAATAAGAACCATAGGGAACAAGCTCACCACGCCCCATTCCAATGAATAAATCACTGTACTCGCGGCAGATGGATTTTTTGTTGTGCTTATCGGTTTGTGCGGCCAAAGATTGGAAGGCTTTGCCAAGCTCACTATCATCACCCTGCAAACCACGAACAACAGAAATAATTTCTGTTGAAGGCTCGCGAGCCAAGAGATGCCCTAGCAACGTGTATAACTGCGCGCGCAGTTTATCTTCGTCGCTCACGTTTTTCCGCTCATGGGCCATGGCTGCATTAGTCTGCATTATTTAAATTCCTCCACCTAATAGAACATCATATTTTACCAATAGATGCAATTGATAGGGGTGATTATACATTTATATTAAATCTATATAAAACAATAGCTTACCAAAAGTGAATGCAATATGCATTTATTTTAATCAAAAAAATATATTAAATTTTCAGTGTGCGTTGCAGCATTTTCTTTGTGCGTCGCAACTTTGTTGAGGCGCTAATTACTTATTGAAATTTTGATGGTTGACTATTGGGCTTGCGCTACGGAACGTAACGGGCCATGCATTGGTGAGCCTAAAGTAAGCGAGAGGAGATTTGATGTATGTACAGCAGTAAATCATATAAAACTGATGAAAGCGTCATTGATTTTCGAAGCGATACTGTGACGCGCCCGTCAAGTGAGATGCGTAAAATGATGGCATCTGCTGTCGTGGGCGATGACGTATATCGTGATGACCCGACCGTAAATACGCTTGAGGAAAGGGTGGCTGAACTTCTTGGAAAAGAAGCTGGGCTTTTTGTCGTCTCGGGGACGCAAAGTAATCTCATAGCTCTTCTGACGCATTGTGGTCGGGGTGAAGAATATATCAGCGGTGATGCCTATCATATTGCGCGTTATGAAGCGCAGGGAGCAGCAGTTTTAGGTGGTATTGCGCCTTTTCATTTGCCAGTTGATGAGCGCGGTGGCTTGAGCGCTGAAGCGGTCAAAGGAGCCATCAAGGAAGACGACCCGCATTATGCTATTACCCGCACAATTTGTTTTGAAAATACAGTCTATGGTCGTGTGCAAGATCAAGCGGGCATTGATGAGATTGCTGCTCTTGCTCATGCACACGAATTAAATACGCATCTCGATGGTGCAAGATTGATGAATGCGGCCGTTAAATCCAATCAAAAGGCAAGCAGTCTAGTTGAAAGCGTTGATACGGTTTCCTTGTGTTTATCCAAAGGCTTAGGGGCACCCATTGGTTCTGTTCTAACCGGTCCACAGGATTTTATAGAACGCGCACGACGCAACAGAAAATTACTAGGTGGTGGCATGCGCCAAGTAGGTGTTTTGGCAGCATGTGGCCTTTATGCATTGGACAACAATATTGAGCGTCTTGCCGAAGATCATCGGCGTGCTACTGACCTTGCAGATGTACTCGCACGTTTTGATGCTTTTAAGGTGGAGCGCGATCGCGTGGACACGAATATGGTCTTCGTCAAGCTTGATCCAACGCATGTAAAGCCGCTTTATTCTCACTTGCAAAAATCTGGAATTATATTTGGAGCGCCGAAGGAGACAATACGGCTAGTTACACATCTTGATATCGATGACGCTGCAATTGAGACGGTTGGCAAAGTAATACGGGAATATTTCCTTGCAATTTGATGTCGCTTTGTTTCAAATTAAAAAAGTCAGAATTTAGGGAGGAATTGATGACGACTGTTTCGATGAAAGTAAACGGGGAGACACGTTCGGCGAATGTTGAGGATAGAACGTTGCTTGTTCAGTTTTTACGAGAAGATTGCGAACTGACAGGCACGCATGTTGGCTGCGACACCTCGCAATGTGGTGCTTGTGTTGTGCACGTGGATGGTAAGGCCGTAAAGTCTTGCACCATGCTGGCCGCTCAAGCCGAAGGCGCTGAGGTGACAACAATCGAAGGTTTAGCCGATGGCGCAGAGTTGCATCCTATGCAGTCAGCCTTCCGTGAGCATCATGGGCTTCAATGCGGCTATTGCACGCCCGGCATGATAATGGCCGCGGTTGATATGGTGAAAAAACATGGAAGCCCGCTCGATGAAGCGACAATTAGATCAGAGCTTGAAGGTAATATTTGTCGATGTACTGGTTACCACAATATCGTGAAAGCGATTAAAGCCGCCTCAGAGGCGATGGCGTAACCAGAGATATAATTTTAAAGTCCATTCAAATCGGGAGGATGCGATATGGCAGTTGACGGGATTGGCGCACGTACGTTGCGCAAGGAAGATAAGCGGTTCATTACAGGGCGCGGACAATATACAGATGACATCACATTGCCGGGGCAGCTTCATGCAAGCTTTGTACGTTCCCCCCATGCTCATGCGAAAATAAAAAGCATTGATACAAGTGCCGCCAAAGCGATGGACGGAGTGATTGATGTTTTGACCGGCGATCAATTGGTCGCTGACGGCATTGGTAATATTATCTGTGGTTGGATGATCCATTCAAAAGATGGCTCGCCTATGAACATGGGCGCATGGCCCGCCATGGCACCAGAAACAGTGCGCTTTGTGGGCGAGGCTGTTGCGATTGTCATTGCCAGAACAAAAGAGATATCCAAAACGGCGGCAGAAGAAGTGCTGGTTGATTGGGATGTTCTGCCAACGGTTGTCACCACAGCGGACGCCTTGGCTGATGGTGCACCACAGATTCACCCCGAAGCGGCAAACAATGTGATTTACGATTGGGAAATTGGCGATCAGGCAGCAGCAGATGACGCGATTTCATCGGCAGCGCATGTGACCCGTATGGAAATTACCAATAACCGTCTGGTTCCAAACCCGATGGAACCACGCGCGGCCAATGCTTCTTATAATCCGGCTGAAGATCACTATACGCTTTATACAACCAGCCAAAATCCTCATGTGGCGCGGCTTGTTTTATCTGCATTTTATAATGTAGCTCCCGAACACAAGCTGCGGGTCATTGCCCCAGATGTTGGCGGTGGTTTCGGCTCTAAGATTTATATCTATCCCGAAGAGATTATCTGTCTTTGGGCCAGTATGAAAATTGGTGGCAAGCCAGTGAAATGGACATCGGATCGCACAGAAGCGTTCCTCACAGATGCCCATGGACGTGATCATGTCTCAACTGCGGAAATGGCTTTTGATGCGAACAATAAGATCACAGGCTTGCGCGTTAAAACAGAGGCAAATCTCGGCGCTTATATGTCGCTGTTTTCGTCTTCTGTGCCAACCTATCTTTATGCAACGCTGCTTTCCGGCCAATATAACATTCCCAATATCTACGCGAACGTGCTGGCGCTTTATTCCAATACTGTGCCGGTCGATGCGTATCGCGGGGCAGGGCGTCCTGAGGCGTCTTATTTGCTAGAACGGATGATGGAGACGGCGGCAGGTGAACTGGGTGTTGATCCAGCTGACTTGCGCGAGGCGAATTTCATTCAGGAATTCCCGCATCAAACACCTGTCATCATGTGCTATGATGCTGGTGATTTTAATGCATCCATGACAGCGGCAAAACAAGCCATTGATTATGATGGTTTCGCAGCCCGCAAAGCAGCAAGTGCGGCTAAAGGGAAACTGCGCGGCATTGGCTTTTCTTGTTACATTGAAGCCTGTGGTATCGCACCGTCAGCAGCCGTTGGCTCGCTCGGTGCAGGCGTCGGTCTTTGGGAAAGCGCGGAAGTGCGCGTTAATCCGGTCGGCACCATAGAAATACTCACTGGCTCTCACAGTCACGGGCAGGGGCATGAGACGACATTTGCACAAGTTGTGGCAGAGCGTTTTGGTCTTCCCACCGACAACATCCAGATTGTTCATGGCGACACTGACAAAGTGCAGTTTGGTATGGGGACCTATGGATCACGTTCTGGTGCTGTTGGCATTTCTGCCATCGTCAAGGCGCTTGATAAGGTGGAAGCGAAAGCGAAGAAAATCGCCAGCCACCTACTTGAGGCCGATGAAGGCGATATCGTGATTGAAGATGGAGAAGTGAAAGTCTCTGGCACTGATAAGAAACTTGGCTGGCATGAAGTCTGTCTTGGCGCTTATACGGCTCACAATCTGCCTGAGGGCATGGAGCCGGGCCTGAAGGAAGGGGCATTTTATGACCCAACCAATTTCACCTTCCCGGCAGGTACTTATATCTGTGAGGTGGAAGTCGATCCTGAGACAGGTGTGAGCGATATTATAGACTTTGTCGCAGCTGACGACTTTGGCAAAATCATCAATCCGATGATTGTTGAAGGTCAGGTGCATGGTGGTCTTGCTCAAGGCATCGGACAGGCCCTTCTGGAAGGGGTCACATATGATGACAGTGGCCAGCTGCAAACAGCTTCTTATATGGATTACTGTATGCCACGCGCAGATGATTTGCCTGATTTTCAGGTATCGCACCACGAAACACTATCGCCGTCCAATCCACTCGGCATCAAAGGCTGTGGTGAGGCAGGTGCCATTGGTTCTCCGCCTGCGGTCATCAATGCGATCACCAATGCAATCGGTAATAATGATTTGAGCATGCCCGCAACCCCACAAAAAGTCTGGAACGCTATTCAGCAAGTGGCAACGCGCGACGCGGCTGAATAAGGGAGAGTATCAATGTATGAAACCAAATATCACAAACCCGAAAGTGTCGAAGCTGCCACAAGCGCAATGAATGCGGCGGACGATGGAAAATTTCTCGGTGGCGGACAGACATTAATTCCGACAATGAAACAGCGCTTAGCAGCGCCAAGCGATGTCATCAATGTGGGCGCTTTGAGCGAGCTACAGGGCATTTCATCAAATGGAACGGATCTGACAATCGGCGCAGGCACAACCCATGCGAATGTCGCCAGCTCCTCTGAGGTGCGCGATGCCATTCCAGCATTGGCCGCGCTTGCCGGCGACATTGGCGACCCACAGGTGCGCAATATGGGAACATTGGGTGGCTCAGTTGCCAATAATGATCCAGCCGCAGACTATCCAAGCGCTGTGCTTGGTTTGAATGCAACCGTAAACACCAGTAAGCGCGCGATTGCCGCCGATGAATTCTTTGATGGTATGTTTGCAACCGCATTGGAAGAAGATGAGATTATTATCTCGATCACATTCCCAAAGCCAAAGCGGGCTGCTTATTCAAAGTTTGATAATCCTGCATCGCGCTATGCGATCGCTGGTGTCTTTGTTGCTGAACTGAGCGATGGCTCTGTTCGCGTTGCCGTCACAGGAGCAGGCTCTGATGGAGTTTATCGTGAAAGCGCGATGGAAGCAGCGCTTGCATCAAATTTCTCAAGCAATGCTATAGCGGATATCATGCCTGATGTAGATGATTTGATGTCAGACATGCACGGTAACGCAGACTACCGCGCGAACATCGTAAACGTGATGGCAAAGCGCGCTGTAGCAAAAGCGGGCTAGCGATAAACAAAATATATTTAGAAAAAACAAAACCCTGATGTAACTGTCAGGGTTTTTTATTGAATCACTTGGAGAATCATATTCCCCATTTCACGTCGCGATCATTGGAAGCCATAAGGTTTTTATAACGTGCTATAGCCCATAGCGGGAAATAAGCCGCATAGCCGTGGTATTTCAAATAGAATACTTTTGGAAAACCCGTTCCCGACCAATATTTTTCTTTCCAGCGCGCGCCTTCTTTGGGGGCATGAGAGAGATAGGCGATACCGTTGCGAACACTGTTGTCTTCCGTTTCTCCGGCAGACATCAGCCCCATCAATGCCCATGCTGTTTGAGAGGCAGTGGATGCTTCGCGGTGGCCTTTGAGCTCAATATTATAGGTCTCGAGGCCTTCACCCCAGCCTCCGTCCTCGTTTTGTTGTTCTTTCAGCCAGGTAACCGCTTTTTGGATATAGGGCTGCTTCATATCTTCGCCAGCGCCCTTCAGTGCGACCAGTGCTGACCATGTGCCATAAATATAATTTGCGCCCCAACGACCAAACCATGAGCCGTCTTTTTCTTGCTCTTTTTTGATAAAGGCAACGCCCTTATTGATGGCTTTAGCATAGCGCACACGGTCCACCTGTGCCAAAGCACCGACGCAACGCGCGGTTACGTCAATCGTTGGCGGATCGAGCAGGGCGCCATGATCGGCAAAAGGAATATGGTTCAAATAATAATGTTCATTTTCCGGCTCAAAAGCTCCCCAACCACCAGAGGAGGATTGCATCCCCAAAACCCATTCGCAGCCCCGCTCAATCGCTTCATTATAGTCTGGGCTGCCTTGCCTATTCATGGCAAGAATAACAACGGCTGTATCGTCCACATCGGGGTAATAGTCGTTTTCATATTGGAAGGCCCAGCCGCCGGGGCGTACATTGGGTCGACGCACGGCCCAGTCGCCTTTAACGTCGAGTATCTGACGGTCTTTCAACCAGTCAAGAGCCGCTTTTAGCTTGGGGTCATCTCTATCACCAGATTCCAAAATGGCGTGCGCTGCAAGGCATGTGTCCCATACAGGTGAAAGACATGGCTGATAGTATATCTGTTCGCCGCGATCAGTGAAGAGTTTTTCTACAGCTGCGCGCGCTGTTATCATGTCTGGATGATCTTCCGCATATCCTAGGGCGCGATAGGCCATCACCGTATTGGCAATCGCAGGATAAATAGCGCCTAAGCCATCATCACCATTGAGACGATTTGTAAAAAACGTAACGGCTTTATCTATTGCTTTTTGCTTGCCAACTTTAAGTGCACTTGGCTCGATCTTACGCAAGAATTTGTCGAGTTGTAAAAAGGCAGAGCCCCAAGGTGAACCAGTATGATTGACGTTATAAACTTTGTGTTCTTCAGGTGGCAGCACGAATAGCTCACTGATGTCTCGCCCTGTCGGATTATCCCCTTTTGCTTTCAAAGCAAAAAGCACAAGAAGAGGAACAAGAACGGTGCGCGCCCAATAAGACATTTTTGAAATGTGAAAGGGGGACCATGTTGGCTGCAACATCATTTGTACAGGCATGACAGGAACAGCACGCCATGGCACTTGTTCAAAGAGAGCCATTGCAATACGGGTGAATACATTAGCCGTGGCAGCGCCGCCTTGATCTAAAATCCATTCGCGGGCGCGGGTCATGTGCTCGCTATCAATGTCATCGCCAATAAGCTTCAACGCCCAATAGGCTTTGACACTGGCAGATACATTGCCGATGCCGCCATGAAAGAGCGGCCATGACCCATCTTCATTTTGTAATGCGCGGACATATCGCCCGATTTTCTCTTCACGCGGGGCATCAATTTCACCAAGGAAATGACGTAACAAAACATATTCCGATGGAATGGTGGTGTCGGCCTCAAGCTCAAATACAAAATGCCCGTCGCTTTGTTGTTCAGCCATCAATGCGGAGCGCTGGGTTGAAACAACCGCGTCAACATCTTTAATATGTATTGTCATATTCGAACCTTGGGCCACTCATAATTCTAGGATAAATTATTCCGCGCACAGGCTGCAATATAGGCACTAGGCTTAAATCGCAAGCTGTAGGGGCAATTATTACTTAATTTTGCTTATGCGGTCAAAAAAAGTGCGGTGCAATCTCTTTTGTGAATCTTCACTATCTATTGAAAGTATTTAACCTGTCTTGAGTTCGGCTTCATTTTCATAGGCAACCAGAAGGTCATTGAATTTTTCGCCTTGAATCAAAATATGATTGCGCAGCAATCGCCCAGCTAAATCGCCATCACCGCTTGCAATAGCATTTCGGATGGCGGTGTGTTCATCCATTGATTGCGCTAGTCTGCCGCGCGCTTGCAATTGCATACGACGAATAGGGTGGAGGCGCCGATAGAGTTTTTTGGCTTCGCTTATCAAAAAAGAACTGCCGCTGGCTTCATAAATCAAATGGTGAAAGCGCTCGTTTTGCTGATAATAAAGCGCTTGATCTTGGGCGCGCTGTGCCTGGGCGCATGCTAGGCAGACATGATTTAAAGAGGTCATTTGTTTATCTGTTATGCGCTTTGCTGCAAGTTTTGCGGCTAAACTTTCAAGTTCTCCCATAACTTCAAACATTTCAACAATTTCGCGAATGCTGGGAAACCTGACAAAAGCGCCACGATTAGGGATCAGATCAACAAGGCCAGAAGCCGCAAGCATACGCAGAGCTTCACGGACAGGCGTACGCGATACTGCGTGTTTTTCAGAAAGGCGCACCTCATCAAGCCGATCACCATTTGAAAATTCCCCAAGAAGGATGGCCTCTTCAAGGTAGTCTTTAATGATGTCGGCACTGCGTTTTGTCATGTAATAATGCTAGCGTGAAATTTTGCATATCACAATACAAAAATTGTATACAATGTTCTTGACATTACTTGAAATCTAAGGTGATCTATCACTTCGTCCGGCAGGAGGAATGCTGGAAATCTATGGTGTCTCTCTGGGAGGAAAAAGCACATGAATAAATTTTTGAAAACGGCAACAGCTGGTCTCGCAATCACTATTGGTATGGCAGGCTTTGCATCAGCTGCCGAACTGAGATTGTCACACCAATGGTCAACATCTGATGTTCGCCATAAAGTGGCAGAGATTGTGGCCAAAGAAGTAGCTGCGGCCAATGTTGATCTTGATATCAAGATTTTTCCATCTAAATCACTCTTCAAACCACGTGAGCAATATAAGCCTTTGAGCCGTGGTCAATTGGATATGACAGTTTTCCCACTTGCTTATGCAGCTGGTCAACGACCTGAATACAATCTGACATTAATGCCTGGTATGGTGAAAAATCACGATCATGCAGCGCGTTTGAATAAATCTGATTTCATGGGTGATATCGAAAAAATCATGGCAGAAGATGACACGATGGTGTTGGTGCATGGTTATCTTGCGGGTGGTTTTGTTGGAAAAGACCGCTGTATCACATCACCGGATCACGTGA carries:
- a CDS encoding formate dehydrogenase subunit alpha; its protein translation is MLRKKTGGVANGPRLSSAIAELANTGLDRRAFLRRSGLAVGGIAAASAITVGSVQKAEAQSASVKKVVKSICSHCSVGCTVVAEVEDGVWVGQEPGFDSPFNLGAHCAKGASVREHAHGERRLKYPMKLVGGKWERMSWDDAIEEVGGKLDSIRTESGPDAVYWLGSAKHSNEQAYLVRKFAAYFGTNNVDHQARICHSTTVAGVANTWGYGAMTNSYNDIHNSRSIFVIGGNPAEAHPVSLLHLLKAKEENNAPIIVCDPRFTRTAAHADEYVRMRPGTDVALIWGILHHIFKNDWQDKEFIRQRVWGMDQIKEEVEKWNPEEVERVTGVPGSQLHRVARTLAQNRPGTVIWCMGGTQHTNGNNNTRAYCILQLALGNMGKAGGGTNIFRGHDNVQGATDLGVLSHTLPGYYGLKTGSWKHWARVWDTDYDYLLGRFASKDLMEGKGIPVSRWIDGVLEDADKIDQPTNVRGMVFWGHAPNSQTRLPEMAKAMEKLDALVVIDPYPTMSAVMSEKKDNIYLLPASTQFETYGSITASNRSIQWREKVFDPLFESLPDHVIAYKLAKKFGFADELFKNIKVENDEPLVEDITAEINAGMWTIGYTGQSPERLRAHMANQHTFDRTTLQAVGGPVDGEYYGMPWPCWGTAEMGHPGTPILYDPSKSIAEGGLTFRARFGVEKDGDNLLAEGSWSVDSGIEDGYPEFTMAMLQKLGWDGDLTADERAAIDAVAGEKTNWKTDLSGGIQRVAIEHGCAPFGNAKARSVVWTFPDPIPLHREPLYTNRRDLVADYPTYEDRQAYRLPTAYASIQKNDFSKDFPIILTSGRLVEYEGGGEESRSNPWLAELQQDMFVEINTSDANDLGIRDGKQVWLYGPEGGKVKVMALVTERVAKGVAFMPFHFGGHFQGVDQRDKYPKGADPYVLGEASNTAQTYGYDSVTQMQETKCTLCRIEAA
- a CDS encoding twin-arginine translocation signal domain-containing protein — protein: MAHKEEMTSDRRSFLKMASVGTLVGGAAAVTGTTAQASEEPKIHGSGYRESDHVKKVYELSRF
- a CDS encoding molecular chaperone TorD family protein; amino-acid sequence: MQTNAAMAHERKNVSDEDKLRAQLYTLLGHLLAREPSTEIISVVRGLQGDDSELGKAFQSLAAQTDKHNKKSICREYSDLFIGMGRGELVPYGSYYLTGFLNEKPLAKLRKAMRELNIKRSDDVKEPEDNIGSLMEMMAGLIEGNFAGVVDDKTQKEFFEQHIASWAPHFFKDLEKAETAQFYRPVGRIGQLFMEIEKAAFSME
- the ltaE gene encoding low-specificity L-threonine aldolase — its product is MYSSKSYKTDESVIDFRSDTVTRPSSEMRKMMASAVVGDDVYRDDPTVNTLEERVAELLGKEAGLFVVSGTQSNLIALLTHCGRGEEYISGDAYHIARYEAQGAAVLGGIAPFHLPVDERGGLSAEAVKGAIKEDDPHYAITRTICFENTVYGRVQDQAGIDEIAALAHAHELNTHLDGARLMNAAVKSNQKASSLVESVDTVSLCLSKGLGAPIGSVLTGPQDFIERARRNRKLLGGGMRQVGVLAACGLYALDNNIERLAEDHRRATDLADVLARFDAFKVERDRVDTNMVFVKLDPTHVKPLYSHLQKSGIIFGAPKETIRLVTHLDIDDAAIETVGKVIREYFLAI
- a CDS encoding (2Fe-2S)-binding protein, which codes for MTTVSMKVNGETRSANVEDRTLLVQFLREDCELTGTHVGCDTSQCGACVVHVDGKAVKSCTMLAAQAEGAEVTTIEGLADGAELHPMQSAFREHHGLQCGYCTPGMIMAAVDMVKKHGSPLDEATIRSELEGNICRCTGYHNIVKAIKAASEAMA
- a CDS encoding xanthine dehydrogenase family protein molybdopterin-binding subunit; translation: MAVDGIGARTLRKEDKRFITGRGQYTDDITLPGQLHASFVRSPHAHAKIKSIDTSAAKAMDGVIDVLTGDQLVADGIGNIICGWMIHSKDGSPMNMGAWPAMAPETVRFVGEAVAIVIARTKEISKTAAEEVLVDWDVLPTVVTTADALADGAPQIHPEAANNVIYDWEIGDQAAADDAISSAAHVTRMEITNNRLVPNPMEPRAANASYNPAEDHYTLYTTSQNPHVARLVLSAFYNVAPEHKLRVIAPDVGGGFGSKIYIYPEEIICLWASMKIGGKPVKWTSDRTEAFLTDAHGRDHVSTAEMAFDANNKITGLRVKTEANLGAYMSLFSSSVPTYLYATLLSGQYNIPNIYANVLALYSNTVPVDAYRGAGRPEASYLLERMMETAAGELGVDPADLREANFIQEFPHQTPVIMCYDAGDFNASMTAAKQAIDYDGFAARKAASAAKGKLRGIGFSCYIEACGIAPSAAVGSLGAGVGLWESAEVRVNPVGTIEILTGSHSHGQGHETTFAQVVAERFGLPTDNIQIVHGDTDKVQFGMGTYGSRSGAVGISAIVKALDKVEAKAKKIASHLLEADEGDIVIEDGEVKVSGTDKKLGWHEVCLGAYTAHNLPEGMEPGLKEGAFYDPTNFTFPAGTYICEVEVDPETGVSDIIDFVAADDFGKIINPMIVEGQVHGGLAQGIGQALLEGVTYDDSGQLQTASYMDYCMPRADDLPDFQVSHHETLSPSNPLGIKGCGEAGAIGSPPAVINAITNAIGNNDLSMPATPQKVWNAIQQVATRDAAE
- a CDS encoding xanthine dehydrogenase family protein subunit M, with the translated sequence MYETKYHKPESVEAATSAMNAADDGKFLGGGQTLIPTMKQRLAAPSDVINVGALSELQGISSNGTDLTIGAGTTHANVASSSEVRDAIPALAALAGDIGDPQVRNMGTLGGSVANNDPAADYPSAVLGLNATVNTSKRAIAADEFFDGMFATALEEDEIIISITFPKPKRAAYSKFDNPASRYAIAGVFVAELSDGSVRVAVTGAGSDGVYRESAMEAALASNFSSNAIADIMPDVDDLMSDMHGNADYRANIVNVMAKRAVAKAG
- the shc gene encoding squalene--hopene cyclase, yielding MTIHIKDVDAVVSTQRSALMAEQQSDGHFVFELEADTTIPSEYVLLRHFLGEIDAPREEKIGRYVRALQNEDGSWPLFHGGIGNVSASVKAYWALKLIGDDIDSEHMTRAREWILDQGGAATANVFTRIAMALFEQVPWRAVPVMPVQMMLQPTWSPFHISKMSYWARTVLVPLLVLFALKAKGDNPTGRDISELFVLPPEEHKVYNVNHTGSPWGSAFLQLDKFLRKIEPSALKVGKQKAIDKAVTFFTNRLNGDDGLGAIYPAIANTVMAYRALGYAEDHPDMITARAAVEKLFTDRGEQIYYQPCLSPVWDTCLAAHAILESGDRDDPKLKAALDWLKDRQILDVKGDWAVRRPNVRPGGWAFQYENDYYPDVDDTAVVILAMNRQGSPDYNEAIERGCEWVLGMQSSSGGWGAFEPENEHYYLNHIPFADHGALLDPPTIDVTARCVGALAQVDRVRYAKAINKGVAFIKKEQEKDGSWFGRWGANYIYGTWSALVALKGAGEDMKQPYIQKAVTWLKEQQNEDGGWGEGLETYNIELKGHREASTASQTAWALMGLMSAGETEDNSVRNGIAYLSHAPKEGARWKEKYWSGTGFPKVFYLKYHGYAAYFPLWAIARYKNLMASNDRDVKWGI
- a CDS encoding GntR family transcriptional regulator codes for the protein MTKRSADIIKDYLEEAILLGEFSNGDRLDEVRLSEKHAVSRTPVREALRMLAASGLVDLIPNRGAFVRFPSIREIVEMFEVMGELESLAAKLAAKRITDKQMTSLNHVCLACAQAQRAQDQALYYQQNERFHHLIYEASGSSFLISEAKKLYRRLHPIRRMQLQARGRLAQSMDEHTAIRNAIASGDGDLAGRLLRNHILIQGEKFNDLLVAYENEAELKTG